In the uncultured Methanobacterium sp. genome, one interval contains:
- the ilvD gene encoding dihydroxy-acid dehydratase, with translation MRSDNIKKGMQRAPHRSLLRACGVTDAEMEKPFIGVANSFTDIVPGHIHLKQIADAVKMGISQAGGVPFEFSTMAICDGIAMNHEGMRYSLASREIVADTVESMAQAHSLDALVLLPTCDKIVPGMLMAAARLDIPSIVVTGGPMLPGEYKGEAVDLINVFEAVGKVSAGKMSEEELDELERCACPGAGSCAGLFTANSMACLTEAMGMSLPYCATTHAVDSRKIQLARESGEKIMELVAKNITPSMIMTQDAFNNAVVVDLALGGSSNTALHLPAIAHELEDKGVKVNLDLFDYYSRKIPHLAAISPSGKHTMLDLHKAGGIPAVLKVLGDKIVQEALTCTSDSIGNNITDAEVLDDSVIHSLDNPVHQEGGIAVLKGNLAPNGSVVKQAAVSEDMLTHEGPAKVYNSEEECTKAIFQGKIREQDVIVIRYEGPRGGPGMREMLNPTSAISGMGIKSVALLTDGRFSGGTRGPCIGHVSPEAMSNGPIAVVEDGDIIKIDIPQRKLELLVAEDEIKRRLQNVKHPEKQLKGWLARYSKMASSADEGAVLK, from the coding sequence ATGAGAAGCGATAACATAAAAAAGGGGATGCAAAGAGCCCCTCACCGTTCCCTTTTACGGGCGTGTGGTGTGACTGATGCTGAAATGGAAAAACCATTCATTGGAGTGGCTAACAGTTTTACCGACATAGTCCCAGGACATATTCATTTAAAACAAATTGCTGATGCAGTTAAAATGGGAATCAGCCAGGCGGGAGGTGTGCCTTTCGAGTTCAGCACCATGGCTATTTGCGATGGAATTGCCATGAACCATGAGGGAATGCGCTACTCACTGGCCAGCCGTGAAATTGTGGCAGACACAGTGGAGAGCATGGCTCAGGCCCACAGCCTGGATGCTCTGGTTCTTTTACCCACCTGTGATAAAATCGTGCCTGGTATGCTCATGGCTGCTGCCCGTCTGGATATACCCTCAATAGTGGTCACCGGTGGCCCCATGCTCCCTGGAGAATACAAAGGAGAAGCTGTAGACCTCATAAATGTTTTTGAAGCAGTGGGCAAGGTTTCCGCAGGGAAAATGAGTGAAGAAGAACTGGATGAACTGGAACGTTGCGCCTGTCCTGGAGCTGGATCATGCGCCGGGCTCTTCACCGCCAACAGTATGGCCTGTTTAACTGAAGCCATGGGAATGAGTCTACCCTACTGTGCCACTACCCACGCTGTGGACTCCCGTAAGATCCAGCTGGCCCGGGAATCCGGGGAGAAAATAATGGAACTGGTAGCAAAAAACATCACCCCCTCCATGATCATGACTCAAGATGCTTTTAACAATGCCGTGGTTGTTGATCTGGCACTGGGAGGATCCAGTAACACCGCCCTGCACCTACCAGCCATTGCCCATGAACTGGAAGACAAGGGAGTTAAAGTTAATCTGGACCTTTTCGACTATTACAGCAGGAAAATACCTCACCTGGCTGCAATCAGCCCTTCAGGCAAACATACCATGCTGGACCTGCACAAAGCAGGAGGTATTCCTGCAGTTTTAAAAGTTTTAGGAGATAAAATTGTTCAAGAAGCTCTTACCTGTACTAGTGACTCCATCGGCAATAATATCACCGATGCAGAGGTTTTGGATGATTCAGTTATTCATTCACTGGACAATCCCGTGCACCAGGAAGGAGGTATTGCAGTTTTAAAGGGGAATTTAGCCCCTAATGGTTCTGTGGTGAAACAAGCTGCAGTTAGTGAGGACATGTTAACCCATGAAGGCCCAGCTAAAGTTTACAACAGTGAAGAAGAATGTACCAAAGCCATATTCCAGGGTAAAATACGAGAACAGGATGTAATTGTAATTCGTTATGAAGGTCCCCGTGGGGGTCCAGGTATGAGGGAAATGTTAAACCCCACATCTGCAATATCCGGAATGGGAATTAAATCCGTTGCCCTTCTAACTGATGGTAGATTTTCTGGAGGAACTCGGGGCCCGTGTATTGGCCATGTTTCACCAGAAGCCATGAGTAATGGCCCTATTGCCGTAGTTGAAGATGGGGATATTATAAAGATAGACATACCCCAGAGAAAACTGGAACTTTTAGTTGCAGAAGATGAAATCAAACGAAGACTCCAGAATGTGAAACACCCTGAAAAACAGTTAAAGGGTTGGTTAGCACGTTACAGTAAAATGGCCAGTTCAGCTGATGAAGGTGCTGTTCTTAAATAA
- a CDS encoding signal peptidase I, producing MGREIASYVIIILVGIILAQHLNVVVSGSMEPVFYRGDVVVIEKTNFLGLQEINPSDLKVGDIIIYHATWFPEPVIHRIISIQTGSDGQTYYVTKGDNNPKPDPSLVSTSQVQAKVVSIGNQPLVIPKIGYITLWIRGL from the coding sequence ATGGGAAGGGAAATAGCCAGTTACGTTATAATCATACTGGTGGGAATTATACTGGCCCAGCACCTGAACGTAGTGGTTTCCGGAAGTATGGAGCCTGTATTCTACCGAGGAGACGTGGTAGTTATAGAAAAAACCAATTTCCTGGGCCTACAGGAAATAAACCCCTCTGATCTGAAAGTAGGAGATATTATCATATACCATGCCACCTGGTTCCCAGAACCGGTCATTCATCGAATAATCAGCATCCAAACAGGATCTGACGGGCAGACATATTACGTTACCAAAGGAGATAATAACCCCAAACCAGACCCAAGCCTGGTTTCAACAAGCCAGGTGCAGGCCAAAGTGGTAAGTATTGGTAACCAGCCCCTGGTAATTCCTAAAATAGGTTACATAACCCTATGGATCCGTGGATTATGA
- the argS gene encoding arginine--tRNA ligase → MYRKLEQYAIKSVKKAIQDLGWEEPSEIKFEVPPNSNMGDLATSVAFQLASSLKKSPVEISQNISSNIEIIPPFKKVESKGPYVNFFFDPEMFSRMVLESIQEDYGALENKNKKVILEHTSANPNGPLHIGHIRNAIIGDSLARVLRAAGFQVETQYYVNDMGRQIAMIVWGLQNLNYQMDPDGKKDVEIGKLYFQVNQELKANPEIKNQIDSILKTYEEENPPELESMFKEVVSNCLEGVENTSRRMNITHDAFVWESQFVRDGSMKKILETLDEYTKQNEVLYLDLTDYGIEKELILTRSDGTSLYSTRDLAYHLQKSENSDQVVDVLGSDHKLAIDQLKIALGLLGGKSPDVIFYEFITLPEGSMSTRRGVFISVDELIDEATQRARVELDERRPELGEDEKKKIAKIIGVGAIRYYIARLSPEKHIVFKWDEALSFERGCASIQYAHARACKLLEKSKGFTSSEVDIDALNFQDLDTLEVDLWKTLARFSTIIEDSARDLRVHSVAQYALEVAGAFNKFYKSVPVIGSEKELLRLLLVDKSRITIRNCLDLLGIDAPQSM, encoded by the coding sequence ATGTACAGAAAACTGGAACAATATGCTATTAAATCCGTGAAAAAAGCAATTCAAGATCTCGGATGGGAAGAACCCTCTGAAATCAAATTTGAAGTACCACCTAATTCTAATATGGGAGATTTGGCTACATCAGTAGCATTCCAATTAGCTTCATCGCTTAAAAAATCTCCAGTGGAGATTTCACAAAACATTTCAAGTAACATTGAAATTATACCTCCTTTTAAAAAAGTAGAATCCAAAGGACCATATGTTAACTTTTTCTTTGACCCGGAAATGTTCTCACGGATGGTTCTTGAATCAATTCAGGAAGACTACGGTGCACTGGAAAACAAGAATAAAAAAGTAATCCTGGAGCACACTTCTGCCAACCCCAACGGACCATTACACATTGGACACATCAGAAACGCCATTATAGGTGATTCACTGGCCCGTGTTCTTAGAGCAGCTGGTTTCCAGGTGGAAACCCAGTACTATGTTAACGACATGGGGCGACAGATTGCCATGATTGTATGGGGGCTCCAAAACCTGAACTACCAAATGGACCCTGATGGAAAGAAAGATGTGGAGATAGGGAAACTTTACTTCCAGGTTAACCAGGAATTAAAGGCAAATCCAGAAATTAAAAACCAGATAGATTCTATCCTCAAAACATACGAGGAAGAAAACCCACCTGAACTGGAATCAATGTTTAAGGAAGTGGTTAGTAATTGCCTGGAAGGGGTGGAGAATACTTCCCGCCGTATGAACATCACCCACGACGCATTCGTATGGGAGAGCCAGTTTGTCAGGGACGGTTCAATGAAGAAAATACTGGAAACCCTGGATGAGTACACCAAGCAAAATGAAGTGCTCTACCTGGATCTTACTGATTATGGAATTGAAAAGGAACTTATTTTAACCCGTTCAGATGGAACATCCCTTTACAGTACCCGAGACTTGGCCTATCACTTGCAAAAATCTGAAAACTCAGATCAGGTTGTGGATGTTCTGGGTTCGGATCATAAACTGGCCATTGACCAGTTAAAAATTGCCCTGGGCTTATTAGGGGGAAAAAGTCCGGATGTTATTTTCTACGAGTTCATCACCCTGCCTGAAGGGTCCATGTCCACCCGGCGAGGAGTGTTCATCAGTGTGGATGAACTGATAGACGAAGCCACCCAGAGGGCCAGGGTAGAACTGGATGAGCGAAGACCGGAACTGGGTGAAGATGAGAAAAAGAAAATTGCAAAAATCATCGGTGTGGGAGCTATACGCTATTATATTGCACGTTTATCCCCAGAAAAGCACATTGTATTCAAATGGGATGAAGCATTAAGTTTTGAGAGAGGATGTGCATCTATACAGTATGCACATGCACGAGCATGTAAATTACTTGAAAAAAGCAAGGGATTCACTTCATCAGAGGTGGACATAGATGCTTTGAACTTCCAGGATCTGGATACACTTGAAGTTGACCTCTGGAAAACCCTGGCCAGATTCAGTACTATCATTGAAGATTCAGCCCGGGATTTGAGAGTCCATTCTGTGGCCCAGTATGCTCTTGAAGTGGCCGGTGCATTTAATAAGTTCTACAAATCAGTTCCAGTGATAGGATCTGAAAAAGAATTGTTGAGATTACTCCTGGTGGATAAATCCAGAATAACCATTAGAAACTGCCTTGATCTTCTGGGAATAGACGCCCCGCAATCAATGTAG
- a CDS encoding TetR/AcrR family transcriptional regulator, whose translation MSTNTEQKILDAALKVFSEKGYNGARTRIIAEKSGFTEMTLFRKFETKENLFNRVLAANKQKVMEDVNSLLVIDEELTDPKAHFRALILNLADLVDENFEYVNIIVYEREKITNSISEIFILHLADFLEEIFTKNIVDHTVLAYMILSFLYFITLNRKTEDGCFDLDEAMEEFINYHSRCLEL comes from the coding sequence ATGTCTACTAATACGGAACAAAAAATATTAGACGCCGCTTTAAAAGTTTTCTCCGAAAAAGGTTATAACGGAGCTAGAACAAGAATTATAGCCGAAAAATCTGGTTTCACTGAGATGACCCTATTTAGAAAGTTTGAAACAAAGGAAAATCTCTTTAACCGGGTTTTAGCTGCAAATAAGCAAAAGGTAATGGAAGATGTTAATTCTCTGCTGGTTATTGACGAGGAACTAACAGATCCTAAAGCTCATTTCAGAGCCCTCATCCTCAATCTAGCAGATTTAGTCGATGAAAACTTTGAATACGTGAATATAATTGTTTACGAAAGAGAAAAGATCACCAATTCCATTTCTGAAATATTCATATTACATCTGGCTGATTTTCTGGAAGAAATATTCACCAAAAACATAGTAGATCATACTGTACTAGCATACATGATCTTGAGTTTCCTGTATTTCATCACCCTTAACCGAAAAACAGAGGACGGATGTTTTGATTTAGATGAAGCCATGGAAGAATTTATAAACTACCATTCAAGATGCCTGGAACTGTAA
- the argF gene encoding ornithine carbamoyltransferase, which produces MKDLLSAQDARNHLNEILEKAEEFKKGQGPEKPLKGKSLAMVFEKSSTRTRISFEVGMYQLGGHPLYLSASDLQLGRGEIIPDTARAMSRYVDGIMIRAREHEDVLQFAKYADIPVINGLTNLEHPCQAFTDIFTILERKKTLDLQMTYLGDGNNVCNSLLLATAMVGMNFTVACPTGYEPDPVILKEAEKIAQKSGSVIKVTSDVAEAVKDADVLYTDVWVSMGDEDEEAQRIKDMQDYQVNEAILAMAAEDTMVLHCLPAIRGQEITEEVLNGPQSAVWDQAENRLHVQKAILYLLLKD; this is translated from the coding sequence ATGAAAGATCTTTTATCCGCGCAAGATGCGCGAAACCATCTGAATGAAATACTGGAAAAAGCAGAAGAGTTTAAAAAAGGACAGGGTCCTGAAAAACCATTAAAAGGTAAATCTCTGGCAATGGTTTTCGAGAAATCTTCAACCAGAACCAGGATATCCTTTGAAGTGGGTATGTACCAGTTGGGTGGACATCCTCTGTATTTATCTGCTTCCGATCTTCAACTAGGCCGGGGAGAGATCATACCAGACACTGCCCGTGCAATGAGTCGTTATGTTGATGGTATCATGATCAGGGCACGTGAACACGAAGATGTTCTCCAGTTTGCCAAGTACGCTGATATCCCGGTGATCAATGGTTTAACCAACCTGGAACACCCCTGCCAGGCATTCACTGATATTTTTACCATACTGGAACGTAAAAAAACCTTAGACCTTCAGATGACCTACCTGGGTGATGGGAACAACGTCTGTAACTCCCTATTACTGGCCACAGCCATGGTGGGCATGAATTTCACAGTAGCCTGTCCCACTGGTTATGAACCTGATCCGGTTATTTTAAAAGAGGCAGAGAAGATTGCCCAAAAATCAGGTTCGGTTATTAAAGTCACCAGTGATGTTGCCGAAGCAGTCAAGGATGCTGATGTTCTTTACACTGATGTGTGGGTGAGTATGGGTGACGAGGATGAAGAAGCCCAGAGAATAAAGGATATGCAGGATTACCAGGTTAACGAGGCAATCCTGGCAATGGCTGCAGAAGATACCATGGTCTTGCACTGTCTTCCTGCTATTCGGGGTCAGGAAATAACTGAAGAAGTATTAAACGGCCCACAATCCGCAGTATGGGATCAGGCTGAAAACCGGCTGCATGTACAGAAGGCCATATTGTACCTTTTACTCAAAGATTAA
- the purD gene encoding phosphoribosylamine--glycine ligase — translation MKILVVGTGAREHAICQALHKEADIYSIMSNQNPGIARISQFKIGSEMDIEGVKKQALDWKVDMAIIGPEAPLEHGIVDTLQEAGVPCVGPTRQAARIETDKAFMRELFTQHNISGSIAYGAFDTVEDAGEFIDDFGDDVVVKPVGLTGGKGVKIVGEHLKNSEEAKGYVKEIIDNKIGGHASVVIEERLIGEEFTVQALVDGDHLIPMPAAQDHPHAYEGDQGPITGGMGSYSDKNGLLPFMESKDYDAAVKVMEETINAVKKEVGPYKGVLYGQFMLCRDGPKLVEYNARFGDPEAMNVLPLLETSMVELCQGVVDGNLTKAHFKPQATVCKYLVPNGYPESGKSGQPIKVDEEKIKAEGGMVFYAAVNQKDGNVLTTGSRALGLVTTADSIQDAEERCERATQYVQGDLYHRSDVGTDELILKRIQHMKEIRQ, via the coding sequence ATGAAGATTCTGGTGGTAGGAACTGGAGCAAGAGAACACGCCATTTGTCAGGCGTTACATAAAGAAGCTGATATTTATTCAATAATGAGCAATCAAAATCCGGGTATTGCCCGTATCTCCCAATTCAAGATTGGTAGTGAAATGGACATTGAAGGGGTGAAAAAACAGGCCCTGGATTGGAAAGTGGACATGGCCATAATCGGACCGGAAGCACCCCTGGAACACGGAATTGTGGACACGCTCCAGGAAGCGGGAGTTCCCTGTGTGGGCCCCACACGTCAAGCCGCCAGAATTGAAACAGACAAGGCATTCATGCGGGAGTTATTCACCCAACATAACATCTCCGGATCCATTGCCTACGGTGCCTTTGACACAGTAGAAGATGCCGGTGAGTTCATCGATGACTTTGGTGATGATGTGGTGGTGAAGCCAGTAGGTTTAACCGGTGGGAAGGGTGTTAAAATTGTAGGTGAACACCTGAAAAACTCTGAAGAAGCTAAAGGTTACGTTAAAGAGATTATTGATAATAAAATCGGGGGCCATGCCAGTGTGGTTATTGAGGAACGTCTGATTGGGGAAGAATTCACAGTACAGGCCCTGGTGGATGGAGATCATTTAATTCCAATGCCGGCAGCTCAGGATCACCCTCATGCCTATGAGGGAGATCAGGGCCCCATAACTGGTGGAATGGGTTCTTACTCTGATAAAAATGGACTTTTACCTTTCATGGAATCGAAAGACTATGATGCTGCGGTTAAAGTCATGGAAGAAACCATTAATGCTGTCAAAAAAGAGGTAGGTCCTTACAAGGGAGTTCTATACGGTCAATTCATGTTATGCCGTGACGGGCCCAAACTGGTGGAATACAACGCTCGTTTCGGAGATCCAGAAGCCATGAACGTACTGCCACTTTTAGAAACCAGTATGGTGGAGTTATGCCAGGGAGTGGTTGATGGAAACCTTACTAAAGCTCATTTCAAGCCACAGGCAACAGTTTGCAAATATCTGGTGCCTAATGGTTATCCTGAAAGTGGAAAATCAGGTCAACCCATCAAAGTGGATGAAGAGAAGATTAAAGCAGAGGGTGGAATGGTGTTTTACGCAGCAGTAAACCAGAAAGATGGAAATGTATTAACCACTGGTTCAAGGGCACTAGGTTTGGTCACCACTGCGGACAGTATACAGGATGCTGAAGAACGGTGTGAAAGGGCTACTCAATATGTGCAGGGCGATTTGTACCATCGCAGTGATGTTGGAACTGATGAACTTATCCTGAAACGTATCCAGCATATGAAAGAAATTCGCCAATAA